Part of the Streptomyces sp. NBC_01217 genome, CGACGCCGCCAGCGACCTCGTAGGGCTGTCTGACGACGCGTCGACGTTGCATCAGGCCGCAGCCAAGGCCGAGCGAGCAGCAAACCGGCTGATGGACAGCCTTGGGGGTCTCCCCGACAGCACTCGGCTCCTTCAAGTAGCTGCAGACAAAGCCGCACGAGCTGCGGAAAGAATGGGAAACGGCTACTGAGCTTCCAGCGCCGACCACACAACCTCGCCCACGTTCGTCAAGGCGTCGGCTCATGCCACTTCAGCGGCTGCCTGCGGAGCGTGTGACAGCTCGGGGACGGTTCGCCCGGCACGCTCGGCACGGGCACGGCGGAGGGCAGCGGCCTCGGTCGCCGCGGCCTGGCGGCGGCGCTGGAGACGGGGCGCCTCGATCGGGGCCGGCGCATCGTCCGGCACTACATCGGGCTCGGGAAAGGCCCGACGGCTGAGTTCGCGCATCGCCTGGTTCTGCCGCTCCACTGCCTCCGCGATGCCCGGGTCCACCCGGCGTGCCGGGGTGGCCGACTGGTGCGCGGCGAGCGCGCGGTGGTATCCGTCGCACGCCATCTCCCTGGTCTTCGCCGGACCGGTGGGCGCGGGCGAGGGCGGGTCTGCCGGCTTGGTGTCGGCCGGACCGGGCGCAGGCACGGCGCCGGGCGGCAGGATCCGCAGGGCGTGCACGACGGTTCGGCCTGCTGCCTTGTTGGCGGCCGCGATGACCCGGGTCTGCTCCAGGCGGGTCTGCGTCGCCCAGGCCGTCGATTCCGGGCACACGGTGAGCTGGCCGGAGTCGGGGTCGTACGCCACTGCGGCGACGTGCCCGGCGAGCTCCGGGGCGATGGCCGCCCACCGCTCTCGCAGCGTCGCGCCGGCGGCCGGGAGCTCCCAGGCCCGCTCGGTGACCAGCGCACCGAGCGCCGCTCCGAGGCCCATCGGCTCGCGCCCGTCGCGCCGCACCGTCGTGACAGCCCGCGGCTTCCTTTTCGCCTTCTGGCCGCTGCCGTTCTTCCGGGCCGCCTCCATCGCGGCCCGCAGCGCGACCCGGGCCAGGTCGACGCCCGACGTCTCGCCGCCGCTCATGCCTGCCCCCAGGTGGTGTAGCCGAGGTCCAGGTGCCCGAGGCCGGACAGGCGCTGCACCTGGGCGACGAACGCCCGGGTGAACAGGCGCTGCGCCGACAGCTCGCCGTACCGGTCGATGTGGTCGAACACCAGCTGGTGGTCGGCGGCGGCGCGGTTGCGCCAGTCCAGGACCTGCTCGCGGGTGAGCTCCTCGAGGACCAGCTCCTGGTCGTCGTCGACGTCGGCGGGCTCCGACTCCGGGGCAGGGACGACTGCGGCCGGACGCGGTGCAGGCAGCATGAGCGGGGCCACCAGCGCGGCCGGGACGTCGTCGGCCGGCTGCGCGGCCGCGGCTTCGGCACGGGCCTGAGCTGCAGCGGTTTGCCGTGCGCGGTGCTGCTCCCACTCGTACGCCTTCGCCCACGCCCTGGCAGTCACGTCCTGGTGCAGCTGCTGCTCGGTCGCCGCGCGGCGCTCGGTCTCGGAGGCGTACGGCATCGCCGCGTCGACGGCGACCGCAAGCGCGCGGCGCTGGTCGCGGCGGTCGTCCTGCTTCTCCGCGCAGCGCGGGCAGTCCTGCCCGGAGTCGAGCAGCACGCGGTCGTCGCACCGCACGTCGCCGCACCGTTGACGCTGGGGCAGGGCCAGGCCGATCAGCCAGCCCACCGAGTCCTTGATCGGCCCGTACAGCCGCATCTGGTTCTCCAGGTGCCGGGCGAGCCGGTCGGCGAGGACCTGCGGCGCATCGGCGCGGCCCACGAACCCGACCACCCGGTTCAGCTCGCGGCGGGCGGCGGCTTCCACCAGGCGGCGGGCGGCCGGACGCTCCAGCCGTGCCCACACCAGGTCGACCGGAGCCAGAACGGCCCGCAGATCCTCCGACGGCAGAGCCACCCTCCCCCGCTGCTGCCTGCCCTGGCCCGAACCGTCCACGACCCGCACCGGAGAACCGGCCACCGGCCCACGGCCGTCCTTCACGCCTTCAACGACCGGGGACTTCTTCGGCTGTTCCCCGCGCAGCGGGCCGCCGTCCTCGCGCACGCACGCGCGGTCCGGCAGATCACCGAACCCACCACGGCCTTCGCCGGAAAAGCCACCAGAGAGCGAGAGAGGCGGGATGGGAGTAACCAGGGGAGGGTGGTCAGTGTGAAGGGCTGCCGCAACGCTGGGCTCTGCAACATCCGCCTCATCCGCAGCAGGCGCGCCGTTGACCTGCGGATCTGCATCCGACTGCGACGGCTCACTACGCCTTGCTGCAACACCGCGCTCTGAAAACATGGGCTCCAGGGCCTCCGCACGGTCCTCCCGGACGTCGTCGGCACCGGTACGGCCGTGCGCAGCGGCGACCGCCGGCACCATCAGCCGCGACCGGTTCGCGAGCCCAGAGGCCGTCTGCAGACGCACCCGAAACACCAGCTCCCGCTCCTCCAGGCGCCCGAGAATCCCCGCCGCTGCTGCTGCCGTGCACCCCATCAGCCGGGCCAGCGTCGCCGCTGCGCGGCCACGCTTGGTGTCCACGCTCCCGCCGCACAGCCGCACCCGCCCGGTCGCCCGCGCCTCCAGCACCAGCAGGAGCAGCGCCAGACGGTCCGTCGCCGCGCCCCGGCCGGTACGCGTACCGATCAGCCCGGCCGGAGTCACCCGGTTGTCCTTGTGCACCCAGCCCGGGGCCATCACGGCCTCCAGCAGCCGCAGCAGCGTCGCGTACTCCCTCTTCGCCAGCGCGAGCGGGTGCCCGACCACGTCCTGCGCGGCCCACAGCGGCAGCACCTTGCACCGCAGCCCGGTGTCCTGGCCGTAGTCGCCCTCCGTCGTCTCGACAGAGACCACGGAGGACCGGCGCAGCACCGGCAGGACGTCGGAGGCGACGTAGGACGCCGACACCCCGATCCACCGCCCCAGCTCACTCGTGCGGATCTCCACGACACCGGTCTCCGATGGCGTCCGCGACGCCAGCACCACCACGGCCAGGCGCACCGCGTCCGACGCACCGTCCAGACCGGCCACGTCCAGCAGCGCGCGCACCGTGCCACCCAGCCGGGCACGTGCGTCCCGACCGAGCGACAGCGGGTTGCCTGCGGCCCGGTTCGAGCCCGGTTCGGCGGCGGCCGGGACGGACCGCAGCCGACGCCGCGAGCGTCCGACCGGAGCGTCGTCGACGGAGTTGTCGACGTCCTCCCAGAGAGGGTGGTCCAGCGTGGCGGCCGGCGCCGCGACCGCGCTCATCGGGCTACCCCGAAACCGCTGCTCTTGTAGCTTCCTACCGGAAATCCAACTTCCGGTACGAATTGCGCAAAAGCGAATGAACCGGGCGACGATCCCATCACGCGGGAAGGCCGCCGCGCCTGAACCGGGGTGAAACGGACATGGTCAAGCTGACAGGGGACACCACTCTCGGGCACTATGAGAACGACCTACCTTCCATATAGCTGGACTGGCCAGAGCCCCTCGGGGCGGCCGAGCCGGATGTGCGGATGTGTGGTTATCCGCCCCCTTCGTGAGAAGCGGGCGGACATCGATCGGGTGGGGGGAGATTTCTCCTCTCCTCTCGGTGGTGCCGAATCGCGAAGCCTCTGTGGTGGGGGCCCGCGACCGACACCAGTCGGTGAGCGCAACTGGGTGCTGCGCGGCTGTGGTGGCCGTGGTTAGTGGCCGGTAGTGCTGGTGGCCCTGATGAGGGGCCGGGTTTGAAATGTGCGGCTCGATGAGCCGCAGCTCAGGACCGGCAGGAACCGGGACTTGAGCGGCCGACGCGGGTGGTTATTCCGGTCGGTAGACGGGCCGCGCGAGGCCAGCGGGTGGTAAATCCGCTTCTTGGCGCGCGCGGCCGATGGCCACTAGGTCATCCCGTCCCCCCTTCGGAGGCCGGCGTCGGCATGCCCTCATTCAGCTCAGCGGCTTCGGGGAAACGCTCCGCGAGTCGCTTGAGCAGGTGGATGTAGGCATCTCGCTGTGGGCGCCGGGGGTTGCTCTTTCCCAGCTCCCAACGCACAACGGCAAGGCGCTTCACGCCCACGGCCTCCGCTACGTCCAGC contains:
- a CDS encoding helix-turn-helix transcriptional regulator, encoding MPDPDRLKQVDALLDGLDDVLPPPRVRTQLRLAAGLTQLDVAEAVGVKRLAVVRWELGKSNPRRPQRDAYIHLLKRLAERFPEAAELNEGMPTPASEGGTG
- a CDS encoding DciA family protein; its protein translation is MSGGETSGVDLARVALRAAMEAARKNGSGQKAKRKPRAVTTVRRDGREPMGLGAALGALVTERAWELPAAGATLRERWAAIAPELAGHVAAVAYDPDSGQLTVCPESTAWATQTRLEQTRVIAAANKAAGRTVVHALRILPPGAVPAPGPADTKPADPPSPAPTGPAKTREMACDGYHRALAAHQSATPARRVDPGIAEAVERQNQAMRELSRRAFPEPDVVPDDAPAPIEAPRLQRRRQAAATEAAALRRARAERAGRTVPELSHAPQAAAEVA